One stretch of Streptomyces peucetius DNA includes these proteins:
- the nusG gene encoding transcription termination/antitermination protein NusG: MSDPNLNDADRSGESFESAEDELDIVETADAVEPVQAESADSVADEPAEDEEPHVESVDETGDEAVESADADAQEQEGAEEEPAAPVDPIAALRDELRGLPGEWYVIHTYAGYEKRVKANLEQRAVSLNVEEFIYQAEVPEEEIVQIKNGERKNVRQNKLPGYVLVRMDLTNESWGVVRNTPGVTGFVGNAYDPYPLTLDEIVKMLAPEAEEKAAREAAEAEGKPAPARKVEVQVLDFEVGDSVTVTDGPFATLQATINEINADSKKVKGLVEIFGRETPVELSFDQIQKN, encoded by the coding sequence GTGTCTGACCCGAACCTGAACGACGCCGACCGTTCCGGCGAGAGCTTCGAGTCCGCCGAGGACGAGCTCGACATCGTCGAGACGGCGGACGCCGTGGAGCCGGTCCAGGCCGAATCTGCCGACTCCGTGGCCGACGAGCCGGCCGAGGACGAGGAACCGCACGTCGAGAGCGTCGACGAGACCGGTGACGAGGCTGTCGAGTCCGCGGACGCCGACGCGCAGGAGCAGGAAGGGGCCGAGGAGGAGCCGGCGGCGCCGGTCGACCCGATCGCCGCTCTCCGCGACGAGCTCCGCGGCCTCCCGGGCGAGTGGTACGTGATCCACACCTACGCGGGCTACGAGAAGCGCGTGAAGGCCAACCTGGAACAGCGCGCCGTCTCGCTGAACGTCGAGGAGTTCATCTACCAGGCCGAGGTCCCCGAGGAAGAGATCGTCCAGATCAAGAACGGCGAGCGCAAGAACGTCCGGCAGAACAAGCTGCCCGGCTACGTGCTCGTCCGGATGGACCTGACGAACGAGTCCTGGGGCGTCGTCCGCAACACCCCCGGCGTCACCGGCTTCGTGGGCAACGCCTACGACCCGTACCCGCTGACCCTGGACGAGATCGTCAAGATGCTCGCCCCCGAGGCCGAGGAGAAGGCCGCCCGCGAGGCCGCCGAGGCCGAGGGCAAGCCGGCTCCGGCCCGCAAGGTCGAGGTCCAGGTGCTGGACTTCGAGGTCGGCGACTCGGTCACCGTCACCGACGGCCCGTTCGCGACGCTGCAGGCCACGATCAACGAGATCAACGCCGACTCGAAGAAGGTCAAGGGCCTCGTCGAGATCTTCGGCCGCGAGACCCCGGTCGAGCTCAGCTTCGACCAGATCCAGAAGAACTAG
- the rplK gene encoding 50S ribosomal protein L11, translating into MPPKKKKVTGLIKLQIQAGAANPAPPVGPALGQHGVNIMEFCKAYNAATESQRGMVVPVEITVYEDRSFTFITKTPPAAKLILKAAGVDKGSGEPHKTKVAKLTAAQVREIATTKLPDLNANDLDAASKIIAGTARSMGITVEG; encoded by the coding sequence ATGCCTCCCAAGAAGAAGAAGGTCACGGGGCTCATCAAGCTCCAGATCCAGGCCGGTGCGGCCAACCCGGCTCCGCCGGTCGGCCCCGCACTGGGTCAGCACGGCGTCAACATCATGGAGTTCTGCAAGGCCTACAACGCCGCGACCGAGTCGCAGCGTGGCATGGTCGTGCCGGTGGAGATCACGGTCTACGAGGACCGTTCCTTCACCTTCATCACCAAGACTCCGCCGGCCGCCAAGCTGATCCTCAAGGCCGCGGGTGTGGACAAGGGCTCCGGCGAGCCGCACAAGACCAAGGTCGCCAAGCTGACGGCTGCCCAGGTCCGCGAGATCGCCACGACGAAGCTCCCCGACCTGAACGCCAATGACCTCGACGCCGCGTCGAAGATCATTGCCGGCACCGCCCGTTCCATGGGCATCACGGTCGAGGGCTGA
- the rplA gene encoding 50S ribosomal protein L1 — MKRSKTLRAADAKIDRERNYAPLEAVRLAKDTAATKFDGTVEVAFRLGVDPRKADQMVRGTVNLPHGTGKTARVLVFATGDRAAAAEAAGADIVGSDELIDEISKGNRLNEFDAVVATPDLMGKVGRLGRVLGPRGLMPNPKTGTVTMDVAKAVTEIKGGKIEFRVDKHSNLHFIIGKVSFDETKLVENYAAALEEILRLKPSAAKGRYIKKATLTTTMGPGIPLDSNRTRNLLVEEDPAAV; from the coding sequence GTGAAGCGCAGCAAGACTCTCCGCGCTGCGGACGCCAAGATCGACCGGGAGCGCAACTACGCCCCGCTCGAGGCCGTCCGTCTCGCCAAGGACACCGCAGCCACCAAGTTCGACGGCACCGTCGAGGTCGCCTTCCGTCTGGGCGTTGACCCGCGTAAGGCCGACCAGATGGTCCGTGGCACCGTCAACCTTCCGCACGGCACCGGCAAGACCGCCCGGGTCCTGGTCTTCGCGACCGGTGACCGTGCTGCGGCCGCGGAAGCCGCGGGCGCCGACATCGTCGGCTCCGACGAACTGATCGACGAGATCTCCAAGGGCAACCGCCTGAACGAGTTCGACGCGGTTGTAGCCACCCCGGACCTCATGGGCAAGGTCGGCCGCCTCGGCCGCGTGCTCGGTCCGCGTGGTCTGATGCCGAACCCGAAGACCGGCACCGTCACGATGGACGTCGCCAAGGCCGTCACCGAGATCAAGGGCGGCAAGATCGAGTTCCGCGTCGACAAGCACTCGAACCTGCACTTCATCATCGGCAAGGTCTCCTTCGACGAGACGAAGCTGGTCGAGAACTACGCGGCCGCGCTGGAGGAGATCCTCCGTCTGAAGCCGTCCGCCGCGAAGGGCCGCTACATCAAGAAGGCGACCCTGACCACGACGATGGGCCCCGGCATCCCGCTGGACTCCAACCGCACCCGCAACCTCCTCGTCGAGGAGGACCCGGCCGCGGTCTGA
- the rplJ gene encoding 50S ribosomal protein L10 has translation MARPDKAAAVAELTESFRSSNAAVLTEYRGLTVAQLKELRRSLGENAQYAVVKNTLTKIAANEAGITSLDDQFTGPTAVAFITGDPVVSAKGLRDFAKDNPNLIIKGGVLDGKALSADEIKKLADLESREVLLAKLAGAMKGKQSQTAALFQALPSKFVRTAEALRVKQAEQGGAE, from the coding sequence ATGGCAAGGCCCGACAAGGCTGCCGCGGTGGCCGAGCTGACGGAGTCGTTCCGCAGCTCGAACGCCGCCGTGCTGACCGAGTACCGGGGTCTCACCGTGGCTCAGCTCAAGGAGCTGCGCCGTTCGCTCGGTGAGAACGCCCAGTACGCCGTGGTGAAGAACACGCTGACCAAGATTGCGGCCAACGAGGCCGGGATCACCTCGCTCGACGACCAGTTCACTGGTCCGACGGCGGTTGCCTTCATCACCGGTGACCCGGTGGTGTCGGCGAAGGGTCTTCGTGACTTCGCCAAGGACAACCCGAACCTGATCATCAAGGGCGGTGTCCTTGATGGCAAGGCGCTGTCCGCCGATGAGATCAAGAAGCTTGCGGACCTCGAGTCCCGCGAGGTTCTGCTCGCCAAGCTGGCGGGCGCCATGAAGGGCAAGCAGTCCCAGACTGCCGCGCTCTTCCAGGCGCTTCCCTCGAAGTTCGTCCGCACCGCGGAGGCGCTTCGTGTCAAGCAGGCCGAGCAGGGCGGTGCCGAGTAA
- the rplL gene encoding 50S ribosomal protein L7/L12, with protein sequence MAKLSQDDLLAQFEEMTLIELSEFVKAFEEKFDVTAAAPAAVAVQGGAAAPAEAAAEQDEFDVILTGAGEKKIQVIKVVRELTSLGLKEAKDLVDGTPKPVLEKVAKEAADKAAESLKAAGASVEVK encoded by the coding sequence ATGGCGAAGCTGTCCCAGGACGACCTGCTTGCGCAGTTCGAGGAGATGACCCTCATCGAGCTCTCCGAGTTCGTGAAGGCCTTCGAGGAGAAGTTCGACGTCACCGCCGCCGCCCCGGCCGCCGTCGCCGTCCAGGGTGGCGCCGCCGCCCCGGCCGAGGCCGCTGCCGAGCAGGACGAGTTCGACGTCATCCTCACCGGCGCCGGCGAGAAGAAGATCCAGGTCATCAAGGTCGTGCGTGAGCTGACCTCCCTGGGCCTGAAGGAGGCCAAGGACCTCGTCGACGGCACCCCGAAGCCGGTCCTCGAGAAGGTCGCCAAGGAGGCCGCGGACAAGGCTGCCGAGTCCCTCAAGGCCGCCGGCGCCTCCGTCGAGGTCAAGTGA
- the rpoB gene encoding DNA-directed RNA polymerase subunit beta: MAASRNASTANTNNGASTAPLRISFAKIKEPLEVPNLLALQTESFDWLLGNAAWKARVEAALESGQDVPTKSGLEEIFEEISPIEDFSGSMSLTFRDHRFEPPKNSIDECKERDFTYAAPLFVTAEFTNNETGEIKSQTVFMGDFPLMTNKGTFVINGTERVVVSQLVRSPGVYFDSNIDKTSDKDIFTAKIIPSRGAWLEMEIDKRDMVGVRIDRKRKQSVTVLLKALGWTTEQILEEFGEYESMRATLEKDHTQGQDDALLDIYRKLRPGEPPTREAAQTLLENLYFNPKRYDLAKVGRYKVNKKLGADEPLDAGVLTTDDVIATIKYLVKLHAGETETVGESGTQIVVETDDIDHFGNRRLRNVGELIQNQVRTGLARMERVVRERMTTQDVEAITPQTLINIRPVVASIKEFFGTSQLSQFMDQNNPLSGLTHKRRLSALGPGGLSRERAGFEVRDVHPSHYGRMCPIETPEGPNIGLIGSLASYGRVNAFGFVETPYRKVTDGQVTDEVDYLTADEEDRFVIAQANATLSDELRFTEARVLVRRRGGEVDYVPPTEVDYMDVSPRQMVSVATAMIPFLEHDDANRALMGANMMRQAVPLIKAEAPLVGTGMEYRCATDAGDVIKAEKDGVIQEVSADYVTVTNDDGTYTTYRIAKFSRSNQGTSVNQKVIVSEGDRVIEGQVLADGPATENGEMALGKNLLVAFMPWEGHNYEDAIILSQRLVQDDVLSSIHIEEHEVDARDTKLGPEEITRDIPNVSEEVLADLDERGIIRIGAEVVAGDILVGKVTPKGETELTPEERLLRAIFGEKAREVRDTSLKVPHGETGKVIGVRVFDREEGDELPPGVNQLVRVYVAQKRKITDGDKLAGRHGNKGVISKILPIEDMPFLEDGTPVDIILNPLGVPSRMNPGQVLEIHLGWLASQGWKVEGSEEWMQRLQAIGADEVQPGTNVATPVFDGAREDEIAGLFESTIPNRDGNRMVQPSGKANLFDGRSGEPFPDPISVGYMYILKLHHLVDDKLHARSTGPYSMITQQPLGGKAQFGGQRFGEMEVWALEAYGAAYALQELLTIKSDDVTGRVKVYEAIVKGENIPEPGIPESFKVLIKEMQSLCLNVEVLSSDGMSIEMRDTDEDVFRAAEELGIDLSRREPSSVEEV, encoded by the coding sequence TTGGCCGCCTCGCGCAACGCCTCGACCGCGAATACGAACAACGGCGCCAGCACTGCCCCGCTGCGCATCTCCTTTGCAAAGATCAAGGAGCCCCTCGAGGTTCCGAACCTCCTTGCGCTGCAGACCGAGAGCTTTGACTGGCTGCTCGGTAATGCCGCATGGAAGGCTCGTGTCGAGGCGGCTCTCGAAAGCGGACAGGACGTCCCCACCAAGTCCGGTCTGGAGGAGATCTTCGAGGAGATCTCCCCGATCGAGGACTTCTCCGGGTCGATGTCGCTGACCTTCCGCGACCACCGCTTCGAGCCCCCGAAGAACTCGATCGACGAGTGCAAGGAGCGCGACTTCACGTACGCGGCCCCGCTCTTCGTCACCGCCGAGTTCACCAACAACGAGACCGGCGAGATCAAGTCCCAGACGGTCTTCATGGGCGACTTCCCGCTCATGACCAACAAGGGCACCTTCGTCATCAACGGCACCGAGCGTGTCGTCGTGTCGCAGCTGGTCCGCTCGCCGGGTGTCTACTTCGACTCCAACATCGACAAGACGTCCGACAAGGACATCTTCACGGCCAAGATCATCCCGTCCCGGGGTGCCTGGCTCGAGATGGAGATCGACAAGCGCGACATGGTCGGTGTCCGCATCGACCGCAAGCGCAAGCAGTCCGTCACCGTCCTCCTGAAGGCGCTCGGCTGGACCACCGAGCAGATCCTCGAGGAGTTCGGCGAGTACGAGTCGATGCGCGCCACCCTGGAGAAGGACCACACCCAGGGCCAGGACGACGCGCTGCTCGACATCTACCGCAAGCTGCGTCCGGGCGAGCCCCCGACGCGCGAGGCCGCTCAGACGCTGCTCGAGAACCTCTACTTCAACCCGAAGCGCTACGACCTCGCCAAGGTCGGCCGCTACAAGGTGAACAAGAAGCTCGGCGCGGACGAGCCGCTGGACGCCGGCGTGCTCACCACGGACGACGTCATCGCCACCATCAAGTACCTGGTCAAGCTGCACGCCGGCGAGACCGAGACGGTGGGCGAGTCCGGTACCCAGATCGTCGTCGAGACCGACGACATCGACCACTTCGGCAACCGTCGTCTGCGCAACGTCGGCGAGCTCATCCAGAACCAGGTCCGCACGGGTCTGGCTCGTATGGAGCGCGTCGTGCGCGAGCGCATGACGACCCAGGACGTCGAGGCGATCACGCCGCAGACGCTGATCAACATCCGGCCGGTCGTCGCCTCCATCAAGGAGTTCTTCGGCACCAGCCAGCTGTCGCAGTTCATGGACCAGAACAACCCGCTGTCGGGTCTCACCCACAAGCGCCGTCTGTCGGCTCTTGGCCCGGGTGGTCTCTCCCGTGAGCGGGCCGGCTTCGAGGTCCGTGACGTGCACCCGTCGCACTACGGCCGCATGTGCCCGATCGAGACCCCTGAAGGCCCGAACATCGGTCTGATCGGCTCGCTCGCGTCCTACGGCCGGGTCAACGCGTTCGGTTTCGTGGAGACCCCGTACCGCAAGGTCACCGACGGCCAGGTCACCGACGAGGTGGACTACCTGACCGCCGACGAGGAGGACCGCTTCGTCATCGCCCAGGCGAACGCCACCCTGAGCGACGAGCTGCGCTTCACCGAGGCCCGCGTGCTGGTCCGCCGTCGTGGCGGCGAGGTCGACTACGTCCCGCCGACCGAGGTCGACTACATGGACGTCTCGCCGCGCCAGATGGTGTCGGTCGCGACCGCCATGATCCCGTTCCTCGAGCACGACGACGCCAACCGTGCCCTCATGGGCGCGAACATGATGCGCCAGGCCGTTCCGCTCATCAAGGCGGAGGCCCCGCTCGTCGGCACCGGCATGGAGTACCGCTGTGCCACCGACGCCGGCGACGTCATCAAGGCGGAGAAGGACGGTGTCATCCAGGAGGTCTCGGCCGACTACGTCACCGTCACCAACGACGACGGCACGTACACCACGTACCGCATCGCCAAGTTCTCCCGCTCCAACCAGGGCACCTCGGTGAACCAGAAGGTCATCGTCTCCGAGGGCGACCGCGTCATCGAGGGCCAGGTCCTCGCCGACGGCCCCGCCACCGAGAACGGTGAGATGGCGCTCGGCAAGAACCTGCTCGTGGCGTTCATGCCGTGGGAGGGTCACAACTACGAGGACGCGATCATCCTGTCGCAGCGCCTCGTGCAGGACGACGTCCTCTCCTCGATCCACATCGAGGAGCACGAGGTCGACGCCCGTGACACCAAGCTCGGCCCCGAGGAGATCACCCGGGACATCCCGAACGTCTCCGAGGAGGTCCTCGCGGACCTCGACGAGCGCGGCATCATCCGTATCGGTGCCGAGGTCGTCGCCGGCGACATCCTGGTCGGCAAGGTCACGCCCAAGGGTGAGACCGAGCTGACCCCGGAGGAGCGCCTGCTCCGCGCGATCTTCGGTGAGAAGGCGCGCGAGGTCCGTGACACCTCGCTGAAGGTGCCGCACGGCGAGACCGGCAAGGTCATCGGTGTGCGCGTCTTCGACCGCGAGGAGGGCGACGAGCTTCCCCCGGGCGTCAACCAGCTGGTCCGCGTCTACGTGGCCCAGAAGCGCAAGATCACCGACGGTGACAAGCTCGCCGGCCGTCACGGCAACAAGGGCGTCATCTCGAAGATCCTGCCGATCGAGGACATGCCGTTCCTGGAGGACGGCACCCCGGTCGACATCATCCTCAACCCGCTGGGTGTCCCGTCCCGAATGAACCCGGGACAGGTCCTCGAGATCCACCTCGGCTGGCTCGCCAGCCAGGGCTGGAAGGTCGAGGGCAGCGAGGAGTGGATGCAGCGTCTGCAGGCCATCGGCGCCGACGAGGTCCAGCCCGGCACGAACGTCGCCACGCCGGTCTTCGACGGTGCGCGCGAGGACGAGATCGCCGGCCTCTTCGAGTCCACGATCCCGAACCGCGACGGCAACCGGATGGTTCAGCCGTCCGGCAAGGCCAACCTGTTCGACGGCCGCTCCGGCGAGCCGTTCCCGGACCCGATCTCGGTCGGGTACATGTACATCCTCAAGCTCCACCACCTGGTCGACGACAAGCTGCACGCCCGTTCGACCGGTCCGTACTCGATGATCACCCAGCAGCCGCTGGGTGGTAAGGCCCAGTTCGGTGGCCAGCGGTTCGGAGAGATGGAGGTGTGGGCACTCGAGGCATACGGAGCGGCCTACGCCCTCCAGGAGCTGCTGACCATCAAGTCCGACGACGTGACCGGTCGCGTGAAGGTCTACGAGGCCATCGTCAAGGGCGAGAACATCCCCGAGCCCGGCATTCCCGAGTCCTTCAAGGTGCTCATCAAGGAAATGCAGTCGCTCTGCCTCAACGTGGAGGTGCTCTCCTCGGACGGTATGTCCATCGAGATGCGCGACACCGACGAGGACGTCTTCCGCGCTGCGGAGGAGCTCGGTATCGACCTGTCCCGGCGCGAGCCGAGCAGCGTCGAAGAGGTCTGA
- a CDS encoding DNA-directed RNA polymerase subunit beta': MLDVNFFDELRIGLATADDIRTWSHGEVKKPETINYRTLKPEKDGLFCEKIFGPTRDWECYCGKYKRVRFKGIICERCGVEVTRAKVRRERMGHIELAAPVTHIWYFKGVPSRLGYLLDLAPKDLEKVIYFAAYMITFVDEERRTRDLPSLEAHVSVERQQIENRRDADLEARAKKLETDLAELEAEGAKADVRRKVREGAEREMKQLRDRAQREIDRLDEVWNRFKNLKVQDLEGDELLYRELRDRFGTYFDGSMGAAALQKRLESFDLDEEAERLREIIRTGKGQKKTRALKRLKVVSAFLQTSNSPKGMVLDCVPVIPPDLRPMVQLDGGRFATSDLNDLYRRVINRNNRLKRLLDLGAPEIIVNNEKRMLQEAVDALFDNGRRGRPVTGPGNRPLKSLSDMLKGKQGRFRQNLLGKRVDYSARSVIVVGPQLKLHQCGLPKAMALELFKPFVMKRLVDLNHAQNIKSAKRMVERGRTVVYDVLEEVIAEHPVLLNRAPTLHRLGIQAFEPQLVEGKAIQIHPLVCTAFNADFDGDQMAVHLPLSAEAQAEARILMLSSNNILKPADGRPVTMPTQDMVLGLFFLTTDEEERKVIGEGRSFGSTAEAIMAFDARELSLQAKIDIRFPVGTIPPRGWTSPVREEGEPEWQQGDSFRLRTTLGRALFNELLPEDYPFVDYSVGKKQLSEIVNDLAERYPKVIVAATLDNLKAAGFYWATRSGVTVAISDVVVPEAKKAIVKGYEEQDEKVQKQYERGLITKDERTQELIAIWTKATNEVAEAMNENFPKTNPIFMMVNSGARGNMMQMRQIAGMRGLVSNAKNETIPRPIKASFREGLSVLEYFISTHGARKGLADTALRTADSGYLTRRLVDVSQDVIIREEDCGTDRGLKLKIAERGADGTLRKTEDVETSVYARMLAEDVVVDGKVIAPANVDLGDVLIDALVAAGVEEVKTRSVLTCESAVGTCAYCYGRSLATGKLVDIGEAVGIIAAQSIGEPGTQLTMRTFHTGGVAGDDITQGLPRVVELFEARTPKGVAPISEAAGRVRIEETEKTKKIVVTPDDGSDETAFPISKRARLLVGEGDHVQVGQKLTVGATNPHDVLRILGQRAVQVHLVGEVQKVYNSQGVSIHDKHIEIIIRQMLRRVTIIESGDAELLPGELVERSKFETENRRVVTEGGHPASGRPQLMGITKASLATESWLSAASFQETTRVLTDAAINAKSDSLIGLKENVIIGKLIPAGTGLSRYRNIRVEPTEEAKAAMYSAVGYDDIDYSPFGTGSGQAVPLEDYDYGPYNQ, from the coding sequence GTGCTCGACGTCAACTTCTTCGACGAGCTGCGGATCGGCCTGGCCACCGCGGACGACATCCGGACCTGGTCCCACGGCGAGGTCAAGAAGCCCGAGACCATCAACTACCGCACCCTGAAGCCCGAGAAGGACGGACTCTTCTGCGAGAAGATCTTCGGTCCGACCCGGGACTGGGAGTGCTACTGCGGCAAGTACAAGCGCGTCCGCTTCAAGGGCATCATTTGTGAGCGCTGTGGCGTCGAGGTCACGCGCGCCAAGGTGCGCCGTGAGCGGATGGGCCACATCGAGCTTGCCGCTCCCGTCACCCACATCTGGTACTTCAAGGGCGTCCCGTCGCGCCTTGGCTACCTGCTGGACCTGGCGCCGAAGGACCTCGAGAAGGTCATCTACTTCGCCGCTTACATGATCACGTTCGTGGACGAGGAGCGCCGCACGCGCGACCTGCCGTCGCTGGAGGCCCACGTCTCCGTCGAGCGCCAGCAGATCGAGAACCGCCGCGACGCCGACCTCGAGGCCCGCGCCAAGAAGCTCGAGACGGACCTCGCCGAGCTCGAGGCCGAGGGTGCCAAGGCCGACGTGCGCCGCAAGGTGCGCGAGGGCGCCGAGCGTGAGATGAAGCAGCTGCGCGACCGTGCCCAGCGCGAGATCGACCGTCTCGACGAGGTGTGGAACCGCTTCAAGAACCTCAAGGTCCAGGACCTCGAGGGCGACGAGCTGCTCTACCGCGAGCTGCGTGACCGTTTCGGCACGTACTTCGACGGCTCGATGGGTGCCGCGGCGCTGCAGAAGCGCCTGGAGTCCTTCGACCTCGACGAGGAGGCCGAGCGTCTCCGCGAGATCATCCGCACCGGCAAGGGCCAGAAGAAGACCCGTGCGCTCAAGCGCCTCAAGGTCGTCTCCGCGTTCCTGCAGACCAGCAACAGCCCCAAGGGCATGGTGCTCGACTGCGTGCCGGTCATCCCGCCGGACCTGCGTCCGATGGTGCAGCTCGACGGTGGCCGCTTCGCGACCTCCGACCTGAACGACCTGTACCGCCGCGTGATCAACCGCAACAACCGTCTGAAGCGTCTGCTCGACCTCGGTGCCCCCGAGATCATCGTGAACAACGAGAAGCGGATGCTCCAGGAGGCGGTCGACGCCCTCTTCGACAACGGCCGTCGTGGTCGCCCGGTCACGGGCCCCGGCAACCGTCCGCTGAAGTCCCTCAGCGACATGCTGAAGGGCAAGCAGGGCCGCTTCCGTCAGAACCTGCTCGGTAAGCGAGTCGACTACTCGGCGCGTTCCGTCATCGTCGTCGGCCCGCAGCTGAAGCTGCACCAGTGCGGTCTGCCCAAGGCCATGGCGCTGGAGCTCTTCAAGCCGTTCGTGATGAAGCGCCTGGTCGACCTGAACCACGCGCAGAACATCAAGTCGGCCAAGCGCATGGTCGAGCGTGGCCGCACCGTGGTGTACGACGTCCTCGAAGAGGTCATCGCCGAGCACCCGGTGCTGCTGAACCGTGCGCCCACGCTGCACCGACTCGGCATCCAGGCCTTCGAGCCGCAGCTGGTCGAGGGCAAGGCCATCCAGATCCACCCGCTCGTCTGCACCGCGTTCAACGCGGACTTCGACGGTGACCAGATGGCCGTGCACCTGCCGCTGTCCGCGGAGGCGCAGGCCGAGGCCCGCATCCTGATGCTGTCCTCGAACAACATCCTCAAGCCGGCCGACGGCCGTCCCGTCACCATGCCGACGCAGGACATGGTGCTGGGCCTTTTCTTCCTGACCACGGACGAGGAGGAGCGCAAGGTCATCGGTGAGGGCCGGTCCTTCGGCTCCACCGCCGAGGCGATCATGGCGTTCGACGCCCGGGAGCTCTCGCTCCAGGCGAAGATCGACATCCGCTTCCCGGTCGGCACCATCCCGCCGCGCGGCTGGACGTCGCCGGTGCGGGAGGAGGGCGAGCCCGAGTGGCAGCAGGGGGACTCGTTCCGTCTGCGCACCACCCTGGGCCGCGCGCTCTTCAACGAGCTGCTGCCCGAGGACTACCCGTTCGTCGACTACTCGGTGGGCAAGAAGCAGCTCTCCGAGATCGTCAACGACCTCGCCGAGCGCTACCCCAAGGTCATCGTGGCGGCGACGCTCGACAACCTGAAGGCGGCCGGCTTCTACTGGGCGACCCGTTCCGGTGTCACCGTGGCCATCTCCGACGTCGTCGTTCCCGAGGCGAAGAAGGCGATCGTCAAGGGTTACGAGGAGCAGGACGAGAAGGTCCAGAAGCAGTACGAGCGCGGTCTGATCACCAAGGACGAGCGCACGCAGGAGCTCATCGCGATCTGGACCAAGGCGACCAACGAGGTTGCCGAGGCCATGAACGAGAACTTCCCGAAGACCAACCCCATCTTCATGATGGTCAACTCGGGTGCTCGTGGAAACATGATGCAGATGCGTCAGATCGCCGGTATGCGTGGTCTGGTGTCCAACGCCAAGAACGAGACCATCCCGCGTCCGATCAAGGCGTCCTTCCGCGAGGGTCTGTCCGTGCTGGAGTACTTCATCTCCACGCACGGTGCCCGTAAGGGTCTGGCGGACACCGCCCTGCGTACGGCCGACTCGGGTTACCTCACCCGTCGTCTGGTCGACGTCTCGCAGGACGTCATCATCCGCGAGGAGGACTGCGGCACCGACCGCGGCCTCAAGCTCAAGATCGCGGAGCGTGGCGCCGACGGCACCCTGCGCAAGACCGAGGACGTCGAGACCTCCGTCTACGCCCGGATGCTCGCCGAGGACGTCGTCGTCGACGGCAAGGTCATCGCGCCTGCCAACGTCGACCTCGGTGACGTGCTCATCGACGCGCTGGTCGCGGCCGGTGTGGAGGAAGTCAAGACCCGCTCGGTCCTGACCTGTGAGTCCGCGGTCGGCACCTGTGCCTACTGCTACGGCCGTTCGCTCGCGACCGGCAAGCTGGTCGACATCGGTGAGGCGGTCGGCATCATCGCCGCCCAGTCCATCGGTGAGCCCGGCACGCAGCTGACGATGCGTACCTTCCACACCGGTGGTGTGGCCGGCGACGACATCACCCAGGGTCTGCCCCGTGTCGTCGAGCTCTTCGAGGCTCGTACGCCCAAGGGTGTCGCCCCGATCTCGGAGGCGGCCGGCCGCGTCCGTATCGAGGAGACCGAGAAGACCAAGAAGATCGTCGTCACCCCGGACGACGGCAGCGACGAGACGGCGTTCCCGATCTCGAAGCGTGCCCGTCTTCTGGTCGGCGAGGGCGACCACGTCCAGGTGGGCCAGAAGCTCACCGTGGGTGCCACCAACCCGCACGACGTGCTGCGGATCCTCGGTCAGCGCGCGGTCCAGGTCCACCTGGTCGGCGAGGTCCAGAAGGTCTACAACTCGCAGGGTGTGTCGATCCACGACAAGCACATCGAGATCATCATCCGGCAGATGCTGCGCCGTGTGACGATCATCGAGTCCGGCGACGCCGAGCTGCTGCCCGGCGAGCTGGTCGAGCGGTCGAAGTTCGAGACCGAGAACCGTCGTGTGGTCACCGAGGGCGGTCACCCCGCCTCCGGCCGTCCGCAGCTGATGGGTATCACCAAGGCCTCGCTGGCGACCGAGTCGTGGCTGTCGGCGGCGTCCTTCCAGGAGACGACCAGGGTCCTCACGGACGCGGCGATCAACGCCAAGTCCGACTCCCTGATCGGTCTCAAGGAGAACGTCATCATCGGTAAGCTCATCCCGGCCGGTACGGGCCTGTCCCGCTACCGCAACATCCGTGTCGAGCCGACCGAGGAGGCCAAGGCCGCGATGTACTCGGCCGTCGGCTACGACGACATCGACTACTCGCCGTTCGGCACGGGCTCCGGCCAGGCCGTTCCGCTGGAGGACTACGACTACGGTCCGTACAACCAGTAG
- the rpsL gene encoding 30S ribosomal protein S12 — MPTIQQLVRKGRQDKVEKNKTPALEGSPQRRGVCTRVFTTTPKKPNSALRKVARVRLTSGIEVTAYIPGEGHNLQEHSIVLVRGGRVKDLPGVRYKIIRGSLDTQGVKNRKQARSRYGAKKEK, encoded by the coding sequence GTGCCTACGATCCAGCAGCTGGTCCGTAAGGGCCGGCAGGACAAGGTCGAGAAGAACAAGACGCCCGCACTCGAGGGTTCCCCTCAGCGCCGCGGCGTCTGCACGCGTGTGTTCACGACCACCCCGAAGAAGCCGAACTCGGCCCTGCGTAAGGTCGCGCGTGTGCGTCTGACCTCCGGCATCGAGGTCACGGCCTACATCCCGGGTGAGGGACACAACCTGCAGGAGCACTCCATCGTGCTCGTGCGTGGTGGCCGTGTGAAGGACCTGCCGGGTGTTCGTTACAAGATCATCCGCGGCTCGCTCGACACCCAGGGTGTCAAGAACCGCAAGCAGGCCCGCAGCCGCTACGGCGCCAAGAAGGAGAAGTAA